The following are encoded together in the Lathyrus oleraceus cultivar Zhongwan6 chromosome 3, CAAS_Psat_ZW6_1.0, whole genome shotgun sequence genome:
- the LOC127131894 gene encoding uncharacterized protein LOC127131894, which produces MAQLIGKVRHIEHLKVEKTKTSRYHKKEKVSHIIVEEYSSEDEEFVDESKANVAELKPGPPYTCKVLKPSNGKNPIEAEKIDKYVAKTYTFDVSKYDEIFDQLVKDGQIIVPQGSKDPPLEQKKKKGFCKFHKFLGHKTYQWVLFRDLLQKALKEGRLQFGVRLKMQVDSDPFKIEEVLYFEPLECMMVETIDGLMESLDVVYLAESFEVLMVETIDVFDKGDEDEMELAYP; this is translated from the coding sequence atggcacaattaaTTGGCAAAGTTAGACACATCGAACACCTGAAAGTTGAAAAGACCAAAACCAGTCGATACCATAAGAAAGAGAAAGTGTCACATATCATAGTCGAGGAATACTCTTCTGAGGATGAAGAGTTTGTCGATGAAAGTAAGGCCAACGTGGCTGAACTCAAGCCTGGACCTCCTTACACGTGTAAGGTTTTAAAACCATCGAATGGGAAAAATCCCATCGAAGCAGAAAAAATAGATAAATATGTGGCAAAGACTTACACATTTGATGTATCTAAGTATGatgagatatttgatcaattggttaaagatggtcaaatcATTGTTCCTCAGGGTTCAAAGGATCCCCCTCTAGAGCAGAAAAAGAAAAAGGGATTTTGTAAGTTTCATAAATTTCTTGGTCATAAAACTTACCAATGGGTTCTTTTCAGGGACTTGCTGCAAAAGGCATTGAAAGAAGGGAGGCTTCAATTTGGAGTAAGGCTAAAGATGCAAGTGGACTCCGATCCTTTTAAGATTGAAGAAGTGTTGTACTTTGAACCTCTTGAATGCATGATGGTGGAGACTATTGATGGTCTCATGGAGTCTCTGGATGTTGTGTATCTAGCTGAATCTTTTGAAGTACTAATGGTTGAAACTATTGATGTTTTCGACAAGGGAGATGAAGATGAGATGGAATTAGCTTATCCCTAA